From Fusobacterium varium:
TCATCACTCAAACTGATAGGTACCATCACCATATCCAGAAGATGATAACCATCTTCCCGTTTTCCTGTTATATTTAACCCTATATTTATCTTTCCATTGGAATTTAAAGAAAATTTCACTAAAAAATATCCTCCTCACTGTCCAAATCTATTTTTATTCCTCTGCTATCCAGAACTTTTATAAGCTCAGAAGTTTTTTCTTTAGCTACATTCCCTGCAGGCACTTCCAATATTTCAAATTTAAAATATTTATTAAAATATTCTAATTCAAGAATCTGTCCTACTTTTACCTCTGTTCCAGCCTTTGCCACCTTCCCGTTTAATTTAGCTTTTCCACCATCTACAACTACTTTGGCAATAGGTCTTCTTTTTATTATTCTGCTTACTTTTAAAAATTTGTCTAATCTCATACGTTATGTTCAAACCTCCTGTCTTATTATTTATATATACTATATTTTTTTCATATGTCAATGTTTATTTTTTGCTTCATTCCAAAATTTTTCCATAGTATCTAATGAAGAACTTGTTAAATCGCAGTGCTTTTCTACATATCTAAATCTTGTATCAAATTTTTTTATTGTCTTCTCCAAAGCATCTGTTGAATTTATTTTTAAAAATCTTGAAAGATTTACTATAGAAAAAAGTAAATCTCCAAGCTCTTCTTTTATGTTTTCAGAATCATTATTATTAATAGCCTGCTTTAACTCATTTAATTCCTCTTCTACTTT
This genomic window contains:
- a CDS encoding putative ribosomal 50S subunit-recycling heat shock protein → MRLDKFLKVSRIIKRRPIAKVVVDGGKAKLNGKVAKAGTEVKVGQILELEYFNKYFKFEILEVPAGNVAKEKTSELIKVLDSRGIKIDLDSEEDIF